The following are from one region of the Eubacterium sp. MSJ-33 genome:
- the tuf gene encoding elongation factor Tu, whose protein sequence is MAKEKFNRSKPHCNIGTIGHVDHGKTTLTAAITKVLAARVAGNTATDFENIDKAPEERERGITISTAHVEYETEKRHYAHVDCPGHADYVKNMITGAAQMDGAILVVAATDGVMAQTKEHILLSRQVGVPYIVVFLNKCDMVDDEELLELVEMEVTEQLEEYDFTDCPIVKGSALKALEDPMGPWGDKIMELMDTVDSYIPDPQRDTDKDFIMPVEDVFTITGRGTVATGRVESGVIHINDEVEIVGIKPEKQKTTVTGIEMFRKLLDEGQAGDNIGALLRGIKREDIVRGQVLCKPGSITCHTKFTAQVYVLTKDEGGRHTPFFNNYRPQFYFRTTDVTGVCNLPAGTEMCMPGDNVEMTIELIHPIAMSQGLTFAIREGGRTVGSGRVASIIE, encoded by the coding sequence ATGGCAAAGGAAAAGTTTAACAGATCAAAGCCACATTGTAACATTGGTACAATCGGACACGTTGACCACGGTAAAACTACTTTAACAGCTGCAATTACAAAGGTATTGGCTGCTAGAGTTGCTGGTAACACAGCTACAGATTTCGAGAACATCGATAAGGCTCCAGAAGAGAGAGAAAGAGGTATCACTATCTCTACAGCTCACGTTGAGTACGAGACAGAGAAGAGACATTACGCACACGTTGACTGTCCGGGCCATGCTGACTATGTAAAGAACATGATCACTGGTGCTGCACAGATGGATGGTGCTATCCTCGTTGTTGCTGCAACTGATGGTGTTATGGCTCAGACAAAGGAGCACATCCTTCTTTCTCGTCAGGTAGGTGTACCTTATATCGTAGTATTCTTGAACAAGTGTGATATGGTTGACGATGAGGAACTTCTTGAACTCGTTGAGATGGAAGTTACAGAGCAGCTTGAAGAGTATGACTTCACAGATTGCCCAATCGTTAAGGGTTCTGCTCTTAAGGCTCTTGAAGATCCAATGGGTCCTTGGGGTGACAAGATCATGGAACTTATGGATACAGTAGATTCTTACATTCCAGATCCTCAGAGAGATACAGATAAGGACTTCATCATGCCTGTTGAGGACGTATTCACAATCACAGGTCGTGGTACTGTTGCAACTGGTAGAGTTGAGTCTGGTGTTATCCATATTAACGATGAAGTTGAAATCGTTGGTATCAAGCCAGAGAAGCAGAAGACAACTGTAACAGGTATCGAGATGTTCCGTAAGCTCCTTGACGAAGGTCAGGCTGGTGATAACATCGGTGCTCTTCTTCGTGGTATCAAGAGAGAGGATATCGTACGTGGACAGGTTCTTTGTAAGCCAGGTTCAATCACATGTCATACAAAGTTCACAGCTCAGGTTTACGTTCTGACAAAGGACGAGGGTGGTCGTCATACACCATTCTTCAACAACTATCGTCCACAGTTCTACTTCAGAACAACTGATGTAACTGGTGTATGTAACCTTCCAGCTGGTACAGAGATGTGCATGCCTGGTGATAACGTAGAGATGACAATCGAGCTCATCCACCCAATCGCTATGAGCCAGGGTCTTACATTCGCTATCCGTGAGGGTGGTAGAACTGTAGGTTCAGGAAGAGTTGCTTCTATCATCGAGTAA
- a CDS encoding oleate hydratase, whose translation MYYSAGTYEAFARPEKPEGADRKSAYIIGTGLAGLSAAFYLVRDGQVKGERIHLLEKLDLAGGSCDGRKDVRKGFYMRGGREMDNHFECMWDMFRDVPSIETPGVSVLDEYYWLNKHDPNYSLCRASEKCGQDAHTDKKFTLDKDSALALSKLFMTPEKDLEDKKISEVLPDSFWDTNFWLYWQTMFAFQRWSSALEMKRYLCRYCHHIDGLPDFSALRFTKYNQYESMILPLIKYLESHGVSVEYGMDVKNVVIKDENGKKTATQIVYEKDGKPGTIDLIEDDLVFITNGCCTDTSCYGDQNTAPDLSRIKNGAGESWDLWKNIAAQAKNGEYGNPDKFCDDFEATNWMSATVETSDEEIIQKIISICKRDPREGKVTTGGIVTVKDSTDNWYLSWTINRQPQFKAQDKNTVLIWVYALTTNKEGNYVKKAMRDCTGEEVCREWLYHIGVPTDQIDDWAKNRCNTTTCFMPYINAFFQPRKEIDRPLVVPEGAVNFAFLGQFAETPRDTIFTTEYSIRTGMEAVYTLMNVDRGVPEVWGSKYDVRELLRAAYYAVDKKSIDELPLSLKEKVILKKVIKTVEGTDLEILLKESGLLR comes from the coding sequence ATGTATTATTCAGCAGGAACTTATGAAGCATTTGCAAGACCAGAAAAACCGGAGGGGGCTGACCGGAAATCAGCATATATCATTGGAACAGGATTAGCGGGGCTTTCTGCCGCCTTTTATCTGGTGAGGGATGGGCAGGTAAAGGGAGAGCGTATTCATCTCCTTGAGAAGCTGGATCTTGCCGGAGGCAGCTGTGATGGAAGAAAAGATGTCCGAAAAGGCTTCTACATGCGTGGCGGAAGAGAAATGGACAACCATTTTGAATGTATGTGGGATATGTTCCGGGATGTTCCTTCGATAGAGACACCAGGCGTCTCTGTCCTGGATGAGTATTATTGGTTAAACAAGCATGATCCGAATTACTCCCTTTGCAGAGCTTCTGAGAAATGCGGACAGGATGCACATACAGATAAGAAATTTACACTTGATAAGGATTCAGCCCTGGCACTGTCAAAGCTGTTTATGACACCGGAAAAAGATTTGGAGGATAAAAAAATCAGTGAGGTATTGCCGGATTCCTTCTGGGACACGAATTTCTGGCTGTACTGGCAGACCATGTTTGCATTCCAGAGATGGTCATCTGCATTGGAAATGAAACGGTATTTATGCAGATACTGCCATCATATTGATGGACTTCCGGATTTTTCTGCACTCCGTTTTACGAAATACAATCAATACGAGAGCATGATTCTTCCGCTTATAAAATATCTCGAAAGCCATGGCGTGTCGGTCGAGTATGGCATGGATGTCAAAAATGTTGTCATCAAAGATGAAAATGGTAAAAAAACTGCCACACAGATTGTATATGAGAAGGATGGAAAACCTGGTACAATTGATTTGATTGAGGATGATCTGGTTTTTATAACAAATGGATGCTGTACAGATACTTCCTGCTATGGAGATCAGAATACAGCGCCGGATTTGAGCCGGATTAAAAACGGTGCAGGTGAATCGTGGGATTTGTGGAAGAATATTGCTGCGCAGGCAAAGAATGGTGAGTATGGTAATCCGGATAAATTCTGTGATGATTTTGAAGCAACAAACTGGATGAGTGCAACTGTGGAAACCTCGGATGAAGAGATTATCCAGAAGATTATCAGCATTTGCAAGCGGGATCCGAGAGAAGGAAAGGTAACAACCGGTGGAATTGTGACAGTGAAGGATAGTACCGACAACTGGTATCTTTCATGGACAATCAATCGTCAGCCGCAGTTTAAAGCGCAGGATAAAAATACAGTTTTGATCTGGGTATATGCACTTACAACGAATAAAGAAGGAAATTACGTAAAGAAGGCAATGCGGGATTGTACAGGTGAGGAAGTTTGCCGGGAGTGGCTGTATCACATTGGCGTGCCGACAGATCAGATTGACGATTGGGCAAAAAATCGCTGCAATACAACAACCTGCTTTATGCCATACATCAATGCGTTCTTTCAGCCAAGAAAAGAAATCGATCGTCCGCTTGTTGTTCCGGAAGGCGCTGTTAATTTTGCATTCCTGGGACAGTTTGCGGAGACACCGAGAGATACTATTTTTACGACAGAATACTCCATCCGTACGGGTATGGAAGCAGTTTACACACTTATGAACGTAGATCGTGGTGTTCCGGAAGTGTGGGGTTCTAAGTACGATGTGCGGGAATTGCTGCGGGCCGCATATTATGCAGTTGATAAAAAGTCGATTGATGAACTTCCGCTTTCTCTCAAGGAAAAGGTTATCTTAAAGAAAGTAATAAAAACTGTGGAAGGAACCGATCTGGAGATTTTGCTAAAGGAAAGTGGATTACTCCGGTAA
- a CDS encoding TetR/AcrR family transcriptional regulator, with amino-acid sequence MSKATTKFAIAFAFKELLLEKSIDKITINDITEKCGINRQTFYYHFHDIYELIEWICETDAEHVLKQNKTYDTWQEGFLAIFHLLKKDEPFVVNIYHNAPRGYIYRYLYKVTYQLIYDVLEEKAEGMVVREEDKTFIADFYKYGFVGLVLEWIDKGMKEDPKQIIERLNALIQGSFAHALNNAKLNKN; translated from the coding sequence ATGAGCAAGGCAACGACAAAGTTTGCAATCGCATTTGCGTTTAAGGAGTTATTATTAGAAAAATCAATTGATAAAATAACAATCAATGACATTACGGAAAAATGTGGGATAAACCGTCAGACTTTTTATTATCATTTTCATGATATATATGAGTTGATTGAATGGATTTGCGAAACAGATGCAGAGCATGTCCTGAAACAGAATAAAACATATGATACGTGGCAGGAAGGATTTCTGGCAATATTTCATCTGCTGAAAAAGGACGAACCTTTTGTTGTCAACATCTATCATAATGCTCCGCGAGGATATATTTACCGCTATTTGTATAAAGTAACATATCAGCTGATATATGATGTACTCGAAGAAAAAGCGGAAGGTATGGTCGTGCGGGAAGAGGATAAAACATTCATTGCGGATTTTTACAAATATGGGTTTGTTGGACTGGTGTTAGAATGGATTGACAAGGGAATGAAGGAGGATCCGAAACAGATCATAGAAAGATTGAATGCATTGATTCAGGGATCTTTCGCGCATGCATTGAATAATGCAAAACTGAACAAGAACTGA